In a genomic window of Oncorhynchus masou masou isolate Uvic2021 chromosome 4, UVic_Omas_1.1, whole genome shotgun sequence:
- the LOC135523968 gene encoding phosphoinositide 3-kinase regulatory subunit 6-like, which translates to MEPIGSCAPLASESDIYRSVQAVLRELESQHPSSVPNKGMLRWTLHKKVRNNPANSLILVRVVVKELERAERVDCRTHIIPLLHTLIYAVIQSAYLPDDLYKRVYDFCKRLLTLPQPYCTVGLSYTRRMKTERYAPGVLYQRMVVAEQSLKNDYHPFQERVFVFADPAVFSGPHGEALRGDIEVSGSGGYLNPLDHMRSVVQHSIQAALGGELCHGPKLAQALKEIGQDVEPYFQEVVASLEQSVEEGTKGEGVVLRGRLGQLYREILTHTDTSDTLSSGGGGCLCDMPLPNPEMSFHLWREDEEIWRELAKCVRSSSMSSEHFCFSQDQETDFDLADLPADLTSSSAMPRHSVMSTDSGIERDLPPGVEPSVVEPSGGSEEGEARLTRRGGIKMRPSVTDNMALMQEALEESGSVAGGGGGTLHRKAGCSGTPSFSKQQRHFTARIVVMGDDRVLGKLAKAFYFLRKREARRLFLTMKVNFQFYYVPVCEDPSPTCPVRENLSPSRENPCALGSYLGTVDPWYDCNINSLGSMIPKIAKMQSNSSKQAEPNPFLSDVISYYVRTGLQPVYFTIYSVKIRFSNLTKDPVEDVFLSHLELDFPEFKQSPTTLKATTIRQKKNTGDACGAVVSVNYKKVSLSGRDVDKSMSLRTSGVQISAIPSHETEDLNCLTVAFNETKTKNTTEAQIRTCNIKIRTLEMKTFTVTLDKDSRRTFRDIQSIEIAPCLDPGYCVQKTMRSKFSLGEEERDAGLSKYMNKGLPLPINTFAGIIN; encoded by the exons ATGGAGCCTATAG GCAGCTGCGCCCCCTTGGCCTCAGAGTCGGACATCTACCGCAGTGTCCAGGCCGTGCTCAGGGAGCTGGAGAGCCAACACCCCTCCTCTGTGCCCAATAAAG GGATGCTAAGATGGACGCTGCACAAGAAGGTTCGGAACAATCCTGCCAACAGTCTCATTCTGGTGAGAGTCGTCGTCAAGGAGCTGGAAAGG GCTGAGAGGGTAGACTGTCGGACACACATCATCCCCCTGCTCCACACACTCATCTATGCTGTCATCCAG TCAGCCTACCTTCCTGACGACCTGTACAAGCGGGTATATGACTTCTGTAAGAGGCTGCTTACCCTCCCCCagccctactgtactgtaggcctcAGCTACACCAGACGCATGAAGACAGAGCGCTACGCACCAG gagtgctgtatcagaggaTGGTGGTCGCAGAGCAGAGCCTGAAGAATGACTACCATCCCTTTCAGGAGAG GGTGTTTGTGTTCGCCGATCCGGCGGTCTTCTCCGGCCCCCACGGTGAGGCGCTGAGAGGGGACATCGAGGTCTCGGGGTCAGGGGGGTATCTGAATCCCCTTGACCACATGCGGAGCGTGGTCCAACACTCCATCCAGGCTGCTCTCGGAGGGGAGCTGTGCCACGGTCCTAAACTGGCACAGGCACTGAAG gaaaTTGGCCAGGACGTGGAGCCGTACTTCCAGGAGGTGGTGGCCAGTCTGGAGCAGAGTGTGGAGGAGGGCACCAAGGGGGAAGGGGTGGtgctgagggggagactgggacaACTCTACAGAGAGATCCTCACCCATACTGACACATCAG ACACATTGTCCTCCGGTGGTGGGGGATGCCTGTGTGACATGCCGCTTCCCAACCCGGAGATGAGCTTCCACctgtggagggaggatgaggagatct GGCGCGAGCTGGCCAAGTGCGTGCGCTCCAGCTCCATGTCGTCGGAACACTTCTGCTTCAGCCAGGACCAGGAGACCGACTTTGACCTCGCCGACCTCCCCGCCGACCTCACTTCCTCCTCCGCCATGCCCCGCCACTCCGTGATGTCCACCGACAGCGGCATCGAGAGGGACCTTCCCCCTGGGGTTGAGCCTTCAGTGGTGGAACCCTCTGGTGGTTCGGAGGAGGGGGAGGCCAGGTTAACCCGACGAGGAGGCATCAAGATGAGGCCGTCAGTCACGGACAATATGGCCCTGATGCAGGAGGCTCTGGAGGAGAGCGGGAGTGTGgccgggggaggaggggggacacTTCATAGGAAGGCGGGGTGCAGCGGGACCCCCTCATTCTCCAAGCAGCAGAGGCACTTCACAGCCCGGATCGTGGTGATGGGGGACGACAGGGTGCTGGGGAAGCTGGCTAAGGCCTTCTACTTTCTCAG GAAAAGGGAAGCGCGTCGTCTCTTTCTGACCATGAAAGTCAACTTCCAGTTTTACTACGTCCCTGTCTGTGAGGATCCCAGTCCCACCTGTCCTGTCAGA GAAAACCTCTCCCCATCCCGGGAAAACCCCTGTGCCCTGGGTTCCTACTTGGGAACGGTGGATCCATGGTATGACTGCAACATCAACAGTCTGGGATCCATGATCCCCAAGATTGCCAAAATG CAGTCCAACAGCAGCAAGCAGGCAGAGCCTAACCCCTTCCTGTCTGATGTCATTTCCTACTACGTGCGGACCGGACTGCAGCCTGTTTACTTCACCATCTATTCTGTCAAG ATCCGCTTCTCCAACCTGACCAAGGACCCAGTGGAGGACGTGTTTCTCTCCCACTTAGAGCTGGACTTCCCCGAGTTCAAACAGTCCCCAACTACTTTGAAAG CCACAACCATCAGGCAGAAGAAGAACACAGGAGACGCATGCGGTGCCGTCGTCTCTGTCAACTACAAAAAG gTGTCGTTGAGTGGTAGAGACGTAGATAAGAGTATGTCATTGAGGACCTCAGGTGTTCAGATTAGTGCCATTCCCTCCCATGAAACTGAAg ATCTAAACTGTCTTACAGTCGCTTTCAACGAAACTAAAACCAAGAACACCACG GAGGCCCAGATCCGTACCTGTAACATTAAGATCAGAACCCTGGAGATGAAAACCTTCACTGTGACCCTGGACAAAGACTCTAGGAGAACCTTCCGAGACATACAGAG CATAGAGATCGCTCCCTGTCTTGACCCTGGATACTGTGTCCAGAAGACCATGCGGTCCAAGTTCAGtttgggggaagaggagagggacgcTGGCCTCAGCAAGTACATGAACAAAGGACTTCCTCTACCAATCAATACCTTCGCTGGTATCATCAACTGA